One Streptomyces umbrinus genomic window, GGGCCGCCGCCCTCGTGGTCGTTGAAGTCGTACACCTCGATCGCCTTGTCGTCGTGCCCCCACGCGTTGAAGGCCGCGAAGACCGTCGACGGCGGGCAGGTCTGGTCCTCCAGAGCCGCCGAGAACAGGGCGGGCGCCCTGCCCCGCGTGGCGAAGTGCACGCCGTCGAAGTAGGAGAGCGTGCGCAGGACCTGCTCGGTGCGACCGCGGTGCGTCTTGAGGTAGTTGCCGATCTCCCGGTACGGATCGCGGTCCGTGAGCGTCGTCGCGCGCGGGTAGTCGCACAGGAACGGCACGTCCGGCGCGACCGCCGAGAGGTCCGGCACCAGTCCGCCCACCGCGATCGAGATGCCGCCGCCCTGGCTCGAACCGACCACCGCGACGCGCTCGGAGTCGACGAACTCGTGCGAGCGGGCCGCCTCCACGGCCCGTACCCCGTCGGTGAACACCCGCCGGTAGTAGTAGTTCTCGGGAGCGTCGACGCCCCGCGTCATGAAGCCGGGATACGCGGGCGCGCTGCCCACCGGGTCCGGCGTGTCACCGCCGCCGCCCCACGCGCCGCCCTGCCCCCGCGTGTCCATCACGAAGTGCGCGAAGCCCGCCGAGGCCCACAGCAGATGCGTATGAGGAAGGCCGCGTCCGCCGCCGTAGCCGATGTACTCGACGACCGTCGGCAACGGTGTGTTCGCCCAGGCCGGAAGCGTCAGCCAGCCCTTCACCGGGTGGCCGCCGAACCCGGCGAACGTGACGTCGAAGACCTTCACGTTCTTCAGATGCGCCTCGACGGGTTCGAAGCGGGCGTCCAGACCGTGCTCGCGCGCCTCCTGAAGCGTCTTGCCCCAGAAGGCGTCGAAGTCCTCGGGCTCGACGGACGCGCTGCGGTAGTTCCGGAGCTGATCGAGAGGAAGGTCGAACAAGGCCATGGAAGACCGCCTTTGCTACGAATAAGGGTGCGGATGATCACACCGTACGGGGGTGGCCGGAGGGCCGCCAGACCTCCTCCGCGGGCCGGGCCGTCCTGGCTACGATGACGCCATGCCGCCTGCCGTGGACCTGCTGGTCAAGGACGCCGAACTGCTGGTAGTGGACGGGGAACGGGAGATCCCGGGCGGCTGGGTGGCCGTCAGGGACGGCCGGGTCGCCGCCGTGGGCGGTCCCGGGGCCGAGCCGGAGGCCCGCTCGGAGGTGTCCGCGGCCGGCCGGATCGTCACCCCCGGACTGATCAACACGCACCACCACATCTACCAGAACCTCACCCGCTCCTACGCGCCCGCGGTGAACGGCTCCCTCTTCGACTGGCTCACCACGCTGTACCCGCTGTGGGCCGCGCTCGACGAGGAGGCGGTGTACGTATCGGCGTACGTCGGCATGACCGAGCTGCTGATGGGCGGCTGTACGACCTCCTCGGACCACCTCTACGTACATCCGCGCCCGCGTCTCGTGGACGCCGAGATCCGCGCCGCGCGGGACATCGGGTTCCGCTTCCACGCCACCCGCGGCTCGATGACCCGGTCCGTGGAGGACGGGGGACTGCCGCCGAGGAGCGTCACACAGACCGAGGAGGAGGTCCTCGCCGACAGCGAGCGGCTGATCAAGGCCCACCACGACCCGGAGCCGGGTGCGCTCGTCCGGGTCGCGCTCGCCCCCTGCTCGCCGTTCTCGGTCACCAAGGAACTGATGACGGCGACCGCGGAACTCGCCGAACGGTACGACGTTCGCCTGCACACGCATCTCGCCGAGGACCGCGACGAGGACACGTACTGCCTGGAGACGTACGGCTGCCGGCCCGTCGAGTACTTCGAGGACACGGGCTGGCTGAGCGACCGCAGCTGGGTCGCGCACTGCATCTACCCGAACGACGCCGAACTGCGGCGCCTCGCCGGGGCCGGGGTCGGCGTGGCGCACTGCCCCAGCTCGAACATGCTCATCGGGGGCGGCACGGCCCGCGTGCGGGAGATGCGCGAACTGGGTCTGCCGGTCGGCATCGGCTGCGACGGCTCAGCCTCCACTGACCACGCCTCGCTGTGGATGGAGACCCGCGGCGCGCTCCTGCTCGGCCGATACCGGGGCGGCCCCGGCGCGATGACCGCCCGTGACGCCCTCGACATCGCGACCCGCGGCTCCGCCCAATGCCTGGGCCGCGCCGACGAGTTGGGGCATCTGCGGCCGGGCGCCTGCGCCGACCTCGTCGTCTGGGACCTGCACGAGGTCGCGCGCGCGGGCGCGCTGAGCGACCCCGTCGAGGCCTGGCTGCGCTGCGGTCCCGGCCGCGCCTGGACCACGGTGGTCGGCGGCCGCGTCCTCGTCGACCGGGGCGAGCCGGTGCTGCCCGGGCTGCGTGACGCGCTGCGGGAGCACGGGCGCATCGCGCGGAGCATGCAGCGACTCGGCTGACGCCCGCCGAGGGCTGATCACGGGCGGATCCGCTCAGGTGCAGTGACGCCGCCACTCGGGCCCCGTGTACGCCCACTCCTGTTCCCACTCGGCCAGGCGATGGCGCCCGGCGACCCGTCGTACGACGGCGTACGTCCCCAGGACGCCGCCCGCGAACAGGCCCGTGGCGCAGGCGCCCGCCGACAGCGTGTGCTGCCACACGGCGGTGCCGTCCGCGGGGGCGGGCACGACCCGGCCCCGGTCGTCCAGCCAGATGTACGCGCGGTCGCCGCTCCGGGTGCCGGCGGGTACCCGGGCCTTGTCCGTACGCGGCGGCTCGCCCGGCTCGGTCCAGCGGACGGTCACCCGGTAGGTCGGCTGCCGTTCCCCCTCCGAGGTGGGCACCGCGGCGGGCGCGTGCTCGGTGACCTCGGCGGGCACCCGGTGCCGTTGGGAGCGCTGTTCCTCGGCTCTGGTCCGCGCTCCGTCGTACGCCCACCAGCCCGCGGCGATCCCGGCCAGCGGGCCGCCGACGCACAGCAGGACCGCGACGCACAGCGCGGTCCACGCCTCCACCACGTCCGAGCGGCGCCGCAGCGGATTGCGCCGCCATCGCCA contains:
- a CDS encoding acetylxylan esterase, whose amino-acid sequence is MALFDLPLDQLRNYRSASVEPEDFDAFWGKTLQEAREHGLDARFEPVEAHLKNVKVFDVTFAGFGGHPVKGWLTLPAWANTPLPTVVEYIGYGGGRGLPHTHLLWASAGFAHFVMDTRGQGGAWGGGGDTPDPVGSAPAYPGFMTRGVDAPENYYYRRVFTDGVRAVEAARSHEFVDSERVAVVGSSQGGGISIAVGGLVPDLSAVAPDVPFLCDYPRATTLTDRDPYREIGNYLKTHRGRTEQVLRTLSYFDGVHFATRGRAPALFSAALEDQTCPPSTVFAAFNAWGHDDKAIEVYDFNDHEGGGPFQEAVKLAWLPQRF
- a CDS encoding 8-oxoguanine deaminase, which produces MPPAVDLLVKDAELLVVDGEREIPGGWVAVRDGRVAAVGGPGAEPEARSEVSAAGRIVTPGLINTHHHIYQNLTRSYAPAVNGSLFDWLTTLYPLWAALDEEAVYVSAYVGMTELLMGGCTTSSDHLYVHPRPRLVDAEIRAARDIGFRFHATRGSMTRSVEDGGLPPRSVTQTEEEVLADSERLIKAHHDPEPGALVRVALAPCSPFSVTKELMTATAELAERYDVRLHTHLAEDRDEDTYCLETYGCRPVEYFEDTGWLSDRSWVAHCIYPNDAELRRLAGAGVGVAHCPSSNMLIGGGTARVREMRELGLPVGIGCDGSASTDHASLWMETRGALLLGRYRGGPGAMTARDALDIATRGSAQCLGRADELGHLRPGACADLVVWDLHEVARAGALSDPVEAWLRCGPGRAWTTVVGGRVLVDRGEPVLPGLRDALREHGRIARSMQRLG
- a CDS encoding Rv1733c family protein is translated as MRTRIRGWRWRRNPLRRRSDVVEAWTALCVAVLLCVGGPLAGIAAGWWAYDGARTRAEEQRSQRHRVPAEVTEHAPAAVPTSEGERQPTYRVTVRWTEPGEPPRTDKARVPAGTRSGDRAYIWLDDRGRVVPAPADGTAVWQHTLSAGACATGLFAGGVLGTYAVVRRVAGRHRLAEWEQEWAYTGPEWRRHCT